From a region of the Vagococcus coleopterorum genome:
- a CDS encoding SpaA isopeptide-forming pilin-related protein: MRKAVNIILSLVLFISGLSPIAMAGELNQSKIIDNVLLSNNNPNAGEAVKLTVKFSEKKGNDIKSGDRLVLDLPQSSDNYGTAGLFGSASDSGAQVKNAQGVVLGEIEVVDNKITLVFNDNVENLKNIRGQFSLYVTARNDLGPDRTRPNEWKKTTDFGVNGNTQQIKIKRGKSGQGANPFFYKVGESQSNHKKPRWWLITNPNRQRVYEYAQPTVIEDYVGVGHQLDEDSIQIIVGGRINQTYSPAEFVEQGFGNYETHANGLKIMINASLISGNSVAVSYDTKITDPTLATFENKASATYPAYYPGVEDTVYNPHEVTHTVGNYMSSSEIEGELKNSISVTVVDKDNVDVKLPDAVFELYEGDKLVASNLVTDENGKIIVKNLNPGRYQLKEVKSPTDYLLPKEDIFEVEINDENNKPHVIVKNKKIKVNEPVAEETVATEDTESIEPVETETVASEEVTIPTETAVEETVSTEVATETATEETIATEETVPTEVIEPIETETATTDEVTPTPTETVTEETVSTEVATETATEETIATEETVPTEVIEPIETETATTDEVTPTPTETVTEETVSTEVATETATEETIATEETVPTEVIEPIETETATTDEVTPTPTETVTEETVPTEVGSETVTEEPDGRGETVPTEVGKTDAEESKESELVTEESKVNENSTESKESDNDSKEVATQTAGKPKSEKTEDRKAKQPADGKEAEPKGENLLPQTGEIENQWLKLVGGLALFSVVIFRYRRYQKN; encoded by the coding sequence ATGAGAAAAGCAGTTAATATTATATTGAGTTTAGTATTATTTATCAGTGGGTTATCACCAATTGCAATGGCTGGTGAATTAAATCAGTCTAAGATTATCGATAATGTGTTGTTAAGTAATAATAATCCAAATGCAGGAGAAGCAGTTAAATTAACAGTAAAGTTTAGTGAGAAGAAAGGTAATGACATCAAGTCTGGTGACAGACTTGTTTTAGATTTGCCACAAAGTAGTGATAATTACGGAACTGCCGGTTTATTTGGTAGTGCAAGTGATTCAGGAGCTCAAGTGAAAAATGCTCAAGGTGTTGTGTTAGGTGAGATTGAAGTAGTTGATAATAAAATCACTCTCGTTTTTAATGATAACGTTGAGAACTTAAAAAACATACGTGGCCAATTTTCATTGTATGTCACAGCTCGTAATGATTTAGGGCCAGATCGGACACGACCGAATGAGTGGAAAAAAACAACTGATTTTGGCGTGAATGGTAATACGCAACAGATTAAAATAAAACGTGGCAAAAGTGGTCAAGGGGCCAATCCTTTCTTTTATAAAGTAGGAGAAAGCCAAAGTAATCATAAAAAACCTAGATGGTGGTTGATCACAAATCCCAATCGTCAACGTGTCTATGAATATGCGCAACCAACAGTGATTGAAGATTATGTTGGAGTAGGGCATCAGTTAGATGAAGATTCTATTCAGATAATTGTAGGTGGAAGAATTAATCAAACGTATTCGCCAGCAGAATTTGTTGAACAAGGTTTTGGTAATTATGAGACACATGCAAATGGTTTGAAAATCATGATCAATGCTTCGTTGATTAGTGGGAATAGTGTTGCGGTGAGTTACGATACTAAAATAACTGACCCAACACTTGCGACATTTGAGAATAAAGCTAGTGCAACATACCCAGCTTATTATCCTGGTGTGGAAGATACTGTTTATAACCCACATGAAGTTACTCACACTGTGGGGAATTATATGAGTAGTTCAGAAATTGAGGGTGAGTTAAAAAATTCAATCTCAGTGACAGTAGTTGATAAAGATAATGTAGATGTTAAATTACCAGATGCAGTTTTTGAGTTGTATGAAGGGGACAAGCTAGTCGCTTCTAATTTAGTGACAGATGAAAATGGGAAAATCATTGTTAAAAATTTAAATCCTGGTCGCTATCAATTAAAAGAAGTGAAATCGCCAACAGATTATTTATTACCTAAAGAGGACATCTTTGAAGTAGAAATTAATGACGAGAATAATAAACCCCATGTCATTGTAAAAAACAAAAAAATTAAAGTAAATGAGCCAGTTGCTGAAGAAACAGTTGCCACAGAAGATACTGAAAGTATTGAACCCGTTGAAACAGAAACAGTGGCGAGTGAAGAAGTAACCATTCCGACAGAAACTGCTGTAGAAGAAACAGTCTCAACAGAAGTGGCAACAGAGACAGCAACAGAAGAAACAATTGCAACGGAAGAAACAGTTCCAACAGAAGTGATAGAACCGATTGAAACAGAAACGGCGACTACTGACGAAGTGACGCCAACGCCGACAGAAACAGTCACAGAAGAAACAGTCTCAACAGAAGTAGCAACAGAGACAGCAACAGAAGAAACAATTGCAACGGAAGAAACAGTTCCAACAGAAGTGATAGAACCGATTGAAACAGAAACGGCGACTACTGACGAAGTGACGCCAACGCCGACAGAAACAGTCACAGAAGAAACAGTCTCAACAGAAGTAGCAACAGAGACAGCAACAGAAGAAACAATTGCAACGGAAGAAACAGTTCCGACAGAAGTGATAGAACCGATTGAAACAGAAACGGCGACTACTGACGAAGTAACGCCAACGCCAACAGAAACAGTCACAGAAGAAACAGTTCCAACAGAAGTGGGTTCAGAAACAGTGACCGAAGAACCAGATGGAAGAGGCGAAACAGTTCCGACAGAAGTTGGGAAAACAGATGCTGAGGAATCGAAAGAGTCAGAATTGGTTACAGAAGAATCAAAAGTAAATGAAAATAGCACCGAATCAAAAGAGTCAGATAATGACAGCAAAGAGGTCGCAACGCAAACGGCTGGTAAACCAAAGTCTGAAAAGACTGAGGACCGTAAAGCGAAGCAACCTGCCGACGGAAAAGAAGCAGAACCAAAAGGGGAAAATCTGCTCCCACAAACTGGTGAAATAGAAAATCAATGGTTGAAATTAGTTGGCGGTTTAGCATTGTTTAGTGTTGTTATCTTTAGATATCGTCGTTACCAGAAAAACTAA
- a CDS encoding Asp23/Gls24 family envelope stress response protein, whose product MATEAFVIGNEQDNKNGSVIIAPEVIEVIIGIAAAKVDGVYGMRGGIASNVNELFGRAAHGKGVTLSQDENGVAVELFCYLNYGVTVPKVALEMQEKVKEQVLFMTDIELAEVNVHVVGVVPEKIPAVKAEKPAAKKPADKKQTAKKEGK is encoded by the coding sequence ATGGCAACAGAAGCATTTGTAATTGGAAATGAACAAGATAATAAAAATGGTAGCGTGATTATCGCTCCTGAAGTAATTGAAGTGATCATCGGTATTGCGGCAGCGAAAGTTGACGGCGTATACGGTATGCGTGGTGGGATTGCCTCAAACGTTAACGAATTATTCGGACGCGCTGCACACGGTAAAGGTGTCACACTTAGCCAAGATGAAAATGGGGTAGCAGTAGAATTATTCTGTTACTTAAACTATGGTGTAACCGTTCCTAAAGTGGCTCTTGAAATGCAAGAAAAAGTCAAAGAACAAGTTTTATTCATGACAGATATTGAGTTAGCAGAAGTTAACGTTCACGTTGTGGGTGTTGTTCCAGAAAAAATTCCTGCAGTAAAAGCTGAGAAACCAGCAGCTAAAAAACCTGCTGACAAAAAACAAACAGCTAAAAAAGAGGGTAAATAA
- a CDS encoding flavocytochrome c, with protein MKKIMLSAVSLVSVMMLATGCKGDTPKEEKKEEKTEAVSGASEHTKLSLDELKDSYDMVIVGAGGGGMAAAIQAKDMGMNPVIFEKMPVAGGNTVKASAGMNASGTKFQKEAGIEDTNDLFFEETLKGGKGTNDQDLLRHFVDSSSDAIDWLDGMGITLNNLTTTGGMSVKRTHRPEDGSAVGQYLVDGLLRNVKEREIPLFTDADVKEITESNGIVNGVKVTFDNKEDRTIKTDAVIVATGGFGANLDMVTEYNKDLEGFVTTNQAGSQGDGVKMIEKLGGATVDMKEIQIHPTVEQETSFLITEAVRGEGSILVSQEGKRFVNELETRDNVSAAIIGLDQPYAYLVFDAGVKERVKAIDFYEKSGLVKKGESLADLAKEMNVDVKTLEGTMDTWNKAVADKKDAEFDRTTGMDHDLSKGPFYAIKIAPGIHHTMGGAKINAKTEVFTEDGKVIPGLFAAGEASGGLHGQNRIGGNAVADIIIYGRESGKQAAELVQELNKEEAAA; from the coding sequence ATGAAAAAAATTATGTTAAGCGCAGTATCGTTAGTTTCAGTCATGATGCTTGCGACGGGGTGTAAAGGGGATACGCCTAAAGAAGAAAAGAAAGAAGAAAAAACCGAAGCTGTTTCAGGAGCGTCTGAACATACTAAGTTATCTCTTGATGAATTAAAAGATAGCTATGATATGGTCATTGTTGGGGCTGGCGGTGGTGGTATGGCCGCAGCAATTCAAGCAAAAGATATGGGGATGAACCCTGTTATTTTTGAAAAAATGCCAGTTGCTGGTGGTAATACAGTTAAAGCCTCTGCGGGGATGAATGCTTCAGGAACTAAATTCCAAAAAGAAGCTGGAATTGAAGATACAAATGATTTATTCTTTGAAGAAACATTAAAAGGTGGTAAAGGAACGAACGATCAAGACTTATTACGTCATTTCGTTGATAGTTCATCTGATGCTATTGACTGGTTAGATGGTATGGGAATTACCTTGAATAACTTAACAACTACAGGTGGGATGAGCGTTAAACGGACACACCGTCCAGAAGATGGCTCAGCAGTTGGCCAATACTTAGTTGATGGTTTACTAAGAAATGTGAAAGAACGTGAGATTCCATTGTTTACGGATGCTGATGTCAAGGAAATTACTGAGTCAAACGGGATTGTAAATGGCGTTAAAGTAACTTTTGACAACAAAGAAGACCGTACAATTAAAACGGATGCCGTGATTGTTGCCACAGGTGGTTTTGGTGCTAACTTAGACATGGTAACTGAATACAACAAAGACCTTGAAGGCTTTGTGACAACTAACCAAGCTGGTAGCCAAGGTGATGGCGTTAAAATGATTGAAAAACTTGGTGGGGCAACAGTGGATATGAAAGAAATTCAAATTCACCCAACAGTTGAACAAGAAACATCATTCTTAATCACGGAAGCTGTTCGTGGTGAAGGGTCAATCTTAGTATCTCAAGAAGGTAAACGTTTTGTGAATGAACTAGAAACACGTGATAATGTTTCAGCTGCGATTATTGGCTTGGATCAACCGTATGCTTACTTAGTATTTGATGCTGGGGTTAAAGAACGCGTGAAAGCAATCGACTTCTATGAGAAATCTGGTTTAGTTAAAAAAGGTGAAAGCCTAGCTGATTTAGCTAAAGAAATGAATGTAGATGTTAAAACGTTAGAAGGTACAATGGATACATGGAACAAAGCAGTGGCGGATAAGAAAGATGCCGAGTTTGATCGTACAACTGGTATGGATCATGACCTATCAAAAGGTCCTTTCTACGCTATTAAAATTGCACCAGGTATCCACCACACAATGGGTGGTGCTAAGATCAACGCTAAAACTGAAGTGTTTACAGAAGACGGCAAAGTGATTCCTGGATTATTTGCTGCTGGTGAAGCTTCAGGTGGACTGCATGGTCAAAATCGTATTGGTGGTAACGCAGTTGCGGACATCATCATTTATGGTCGTGAATCAGGTAAACAAGCAGCCGAATTAGTTCAAGAATTAAATAAAGAAGAAGCTGCGGCTTAA
- a CDS encoding helix-turn-helix domain-containing protein yields the protein MLIGLFQKTQVKNLYILSAIILNQANTVESIAKNLDISTTTTKRSIAQLRDELSNLFPEEEILINEGNQIELAPSFHSRKFLPVIKLANEYLTVSSTAKLLKMVIEQPKLNIITLANELHISQSYCYTLINNLNAALKNYSIQLSTHDNQVFLDGEEIRLILLTYSFQKWQYELDDELLAAFYSRHSELNKEDNIDNAAMRLAIFKEALLTRGLPKMPSEHYDENLDQLHTIIQEGHDYFSDMPNPLTHEGEQLKRAVNSIGRLWITRINNPQTQLELAKQMIELDNPITDLAQDLASSFIYRFKVEAIQNDTDAFLLLFYQLTINIMYIYQFRIDFSKMFYPTAIDIFEDEKAVERTPEYKLIEQFVNYAPIKSPIWEVASSPLYRENFYRIFYATLDYSYTPKVNIYVDTSASIDGLYLFKQRLSSVFSNDIFTYTDDAKHADIVFIDRAKTINTTGEIYLLYNVTTTEKWQDVFKFILSIYFDKITRHTENAIDDYFIK from the coding sequence ATGTTAATTGGATTATTCCAAAAAACTCAGGTTAAAAACTTATATATCTTGAGTGCTATTATTTTAAATCAAGCTAATACTGTTGAATCAATCGCTAAAAACCTTGATATTTCAACAACAACAACGAAACGCTCAATTGCCCAATTACGCGATGAATTAAGCAACCTTTTCCCAGAAGAAGAGATCTTAATTAATGAAGGTAACCAGATTGAATTAGCACCCTCATTTCATTCGCGAAAATTTTTACCAGTCATCAAATTAGCAAATGAGTACTTGACTGTGTCCAGCACAGCCAAACTTTTAAAAATGGTGATCGAACAACCGAAATTAAATATCATCACGTTAGCTAATGAGCTACATATTTCTCAATCGTATTGTTATACATTAATTAATAATTTGAATGCTGCTTTAAAAAATTATTCTATCCAATTATCTACTCATGATAATCAAGTCTTTTTAGACGGCGAAGAAATTCGCTTGATTTTATTAACCTATTCTTTCCAAAAATGGCAATACGAATTAGATGATGAGTTACTTGCAGCTTTTTACTCTCGTCATAGCGAACTAAATAAAGAAGATAACATTGATAATGCAGCTATGCGACTGGCCATATTTAAAGAGGCACTTTTAACTCGCGGTCTCCCTAAGATGCCTTCAGAACATTACGATGAAAACTTAGATCAACTGCATACCATCATCCAAGAAGGACACGACTACTTTAGCGACATGCCTAACCCTTTGACCCATGAGGGCGAGCAACTAAAGCGGGCAGTCAATTCCATCGGACGTCTTTGGATTACCAGAATCAATAACCCACAGACACAGTTAGAACTGGCTAAACAAATGATTGAACTAGATAATCCTATTACCGATTTAGCCCAAGACTTAGCTTCTTCCTTCATTTATCGCTTTAAAGTTGAAGCCATTCAAAATGATACCGACGCCTTCCTATTACTGTTTTATCAACTAACAATCAACATCATGTATATTTATCAATTTCGCATTGATTTCTCAAAAATGTTCTACCCAACGGCTATTGATATCTTCGAAGATGAAAAAGCAGTTGAACGGACACCTGAATACAAGTTGATTGAACAATTTGTTAATTACGCTCCAATTAAATCACCCATTTGGGAAGTCGCCTCATCCCCACTATACCGGGAAAATTTTTACCGTATTTTTTATGCAACATTAGACTACTCTTATACACCAAAAGTGAATATTTATGTCGATACATCCGCTTCAATTGATGGACTGTACTTATTCAAACAACGTCTGTCCTCTGTCTTCTCAAATGACATTTTCACCTATACGGACGATGCCAAACATGCAGATATCGTGTTCATTGATCGCGCTAAGACGATCAATACAACAGGTGAAATTTATCTTTTATATAACGTGACGACTACAGAAAAATGGCAAGATGTCTTTAAATTCATTCTATCAATCTACTTTGATAAAATTACAAGACATACAGAAAATGCCATTGA
- a CDS encoding M24 family metallopeptidase, whose product MMNRVEKLRAKMQETKVSGFLVTSPYNLRYVSGFTGTTGLAVITMEEAYFITDFRYTEQVAKQCEGYTIIENKVPIFQEMANLVAEKNIETMAFESDHMSFSTYKLIEGLVDVPLIPVSGVIEELREVKEADEVATIRKACEISDAAFTHILGYIKAGMTEIQVANELDFYMRSLGATSVSFDTIVASGKRSAMPHGVASDKVIEQGDMITLDYGCYYNGYVSDMTRTIALGDPGEELKEIHQRVLDAQLKVNEAAKAGMTGIELDYVARGYFEELGCAEAFGHSTGHGIGLEIHEGPNVSRVADKKFVPGNVITNEPGLYYPGLGGCRIEDDLLITENGVEILTKSPKELIII is encoded by the coding sequence ATGATGAATCGTGTTGAAAAGTTAAGAGCAAAAATGCAAGAAACTAAGGTGTCAGGATTTCTAGTAACAAGTCCCTACAATTTGCGTTATGTATCAGGTTTTACAGGAACGACTGGATTAGCAGTTATCACAATGGAAGAAGCGTATTTTATTACGGATTTCCGTTACACAGAACAAGTAGCTAAGCAGTGTGAAGGCTACACAATCATTGAAAATAAAGTGCCGATTTTCCAAGAAATGGCTAACTTAGTTGCAGAGAAGAATATTGAAACAATGGCTTTTGAGTCAGATCATATGTCATTCTCTACTTATAAATTAATTGAAGGATTAGTTGATGTGCCACTAATTCCAGTATCAGGCGTGATTGAAGAATTACGTGAAGTCAAAGAAGCAGACGAAGTAGCAACAATCCGCAAAGCGTGTGAAATTTCAGATGCAGCCTTCACTCATATCTTAGGTTATATTAAAGCTGGTATGACTGAAATTCAAGTAGCTAACGAATTAGATTTTTATATGCGTTCATTAGGCGCGACAAGTGTTTCTTTTGATACAATCGTTGCTAGTGGTAAACGTTCAGCAATGCCTCATGGTGTAGCAAGTGATAAAGTCATTGAACAAGGTGACATGATTACCCTTGATTATGGTTGTTACTACAATGGGTACGTTTCTGATATGACAAGAACGATTGCCTTAGGTGATCCAGGTGAAGAGCTAAAAGAAATTCACCAACGTGTCTTAGATGCGCAATTGAAAGTTAACGAAGCAGCTAAAGCTGGTATGACAGGGATTGAATTGGATTATGTGGCTCGTGGCTACTTTGAAGAATTAGGATGTGCCGAAGCCTTTGGACACTCAACAGGACACGGGATTGGTTTAGAAATTCATGAAGGACCAAACGTATCAAGAGTAGCGGATAAAAAATTCGTGCCAGGTAATGTGATTACTAACGAACCAGGCTTATATTATCCAGGTTTAGGTGGTTGTCGTATTGAGGATGATTTATTAATCACTGAAAACGGCGTTGAGATTTTAACTAAGTCTCCAAAAGAATTAATCATTATCTAA